A window of Miscanthus floridulus cultivar M001 chromosome 12, ASM1932011v1, whole genome shotgun sequence genomic DNA:
ttataagtcactggtttttcagtcacctgacttatgaaaaccaggttccaaataagtcacctactgataagttaaaaagtaaaataagtgacttattttgtcaaacaccaccaacttataaatTACCCCTatttataagttttaagttggttcacccctgcttaaaacttataagtcactcttttctatatagggccaACATCTGTAATGAGCTTATAAGTTATCCACAACCACATAGTTTATAAATCACTAATTTTTAATTACCTAACTTAATAAGTCATCTGATTTATGCAAACCAAACGTGCCCTACCCAGTTGGGGGAGGACGAACGAATTCCATTCCAACCCTCCCTGGAACCGGCCACTTCGCCTGCCTCCcgctctccctctctctgtcCTCCAATAAAAACCTGCGAGGAAAATGTGAAGACACACCCCACGCGACCCAACAGGCAACAGCAGACGAGACCCGCAGGGATACTGACCGGAGGCGGTGTCTTCTAGTTCTAGCCGCAACCGCCCGCAGGCCCGCAGCCGCACCGCTCCGTCCGCGCCCGTCCATCTTCTTCTCCAACTAGTGGCAGCGCGGCCGCAACCGCTCACCGACCACTCCTTCCCCCAAATTTCTCCGCATTCATAGCGCTCCACCTCCCTGCCTGCCCGTTACGCCGACGCACGCACCAAAGGGACGAGAGCGAGGAGGCCAAGCCAAGCAGCAGCGGCGGCAGAGCCAGACAGACGCAGGCGCCGCAATGCAGGGCTCCAACACCAAGTAAGCGTCCGTCCCTCCGTCACACCCCTTCTGTGCTGCTTCTTGATCACTGCGACTCCGCGCGCGAGGTGGATCCTTCACCGTCTGATTCTGACGGTGGTTCCGTTTCTGGGTTGGGCCGCAGATCCGGCTCGGCGGAGGCGAAGAGCAACGGCAAGCCGAAGCCGGACAaggagaagaagggcggcggcaCGCCGCCAACCCCCAAGGACAGCAGGCCGCGCAAGCCGGCCGTGCCCAAGGCgagcgccgccggccatggcacgCCGCGCGCGGCCGACAAGTCACCCGGTTCGGGGTCGGCCGACCGCAAGGCGGCCACGCCcaaggccgccgccgcctcccgcctCGCCACGCCTCCGGAGGTATGGCAATCCGCGACGACCACCGTACCACCGCCTGCGGTTCGCGGGCGCGGAAATCCGTGTGCTTTTTTTTAGCGGAATTCAGACTTGTTTTGATTGATGGTTTCAGAAGCAAGGGGGCCAGCCCGCGAAGCCGACGCAGGAGCAGCAGGCGGCGAAGCCTGCTCAGGAGCTGCAGGCGCAGCTTGCCGCGGTCCGAGAAGAGCTCGTGAAGGCCAAGGAGCAGTTGGTGGAGAACGAGAAGGAAAAGGGCAGAGTCCTTGCGGAGCTGGAGCGTGCCAAGAAGGCGGCTGATGAGGCCAATGCCAAGCTGCAGGAGGCGCAGGAGACTGATAAACTCCCTGCCAGCGAGTCGGAGCAGGCAAGCGTGCACGgccagcaggaggctgatgctgctGCGCTGCGGTCGACAGTGGAGCAGCTTGAGAAGGCCAGGTATGAGCTGGCCGATGCAATCGATGCCAAAAATGAAGCTCTCAGCCAGGTGGATGATGCTGTTAGGGCTTGTGAGGTGAAGGCTCAGGAAGTTGAGCTCCTCACTGCAGAGGTTAAGCGCCTGAAAGAGCTGGTTGATTCCAAGATGGACGGCAAAGGGAAGAAGGCTGCAGAAAGAATTCAGAATCTTGAAGCAGAGAACTCTGCATTAAAGCTCAAGCTTGAGAAAGCAAAGGCTGCTGAAGAGAAGGCAATTCAATTGGAGCGCATGGTTGATGAACTTAAGAGTGATGTTGGTGATGCTAGGAAGTCTGGTTCCAAGTCAGAGCTGTTAGCTGATGAATGGCAGAAGAAGGCAGAGCTGCTTGAGGTCAGATTGGAAGAGGCTGATCAGTCTAATATTTTGAAGGGTGAGTCTTTGAATTCAGCAATGGAAGAGTTGGATTCAACAAGTAGTTTGCTTCGTGATAGAGAATCTGAAGTTGCTGCTCTTCGGGACAAAGTCAGGTTCTTGGAGGATGAGCTGGCAAAGCTCAAGAGTGATATTGTTGTGTCAGACCAACGGGCCAATGCTGCGGAGAAAGAGACGGCAGATCTATGGACAGAGGTTGAAGGGCTTAGGTTGAAGCTCCAGACAGCGGAAGAAGAGAAAATGGAGGCCCTGAGCAGTGATAAAAATGCAAGCTCAGAAATAGAGACCTCGAATGAACAGAAGAACCAGCTGGCTGACGAGCTTGAAGCTACTAAAGATGAGCTTGAGAAAGTTAAGAAGGCAATGGAGGGTCTGGCCTCAGCCTTACAGGAAATGTCAGCTGAATCCAGAGAGGCGCAAGAGAAGTACCTTCTCAAACAAGATGAGATTGAGCGTGCTCAGGCACAGGTAGATGAGCTTAGCCTGAGTCTGAAGAATACTAAGGAGAACTATGAGCTAATGCTTGATGAAGCAAACTATGAGAAGGTTTGCCTTACGAAATCAGTTGAAAGGCTAGAAGCAGAAGCTAAGGGTGCGCATGAGGAATGGCAGTCCAAAGAGCTAGGTTTTGTCAACTCTATTAAGAAATCAGACGAAGAGATCGGTGCTATCAGAGTTCAGATGGACAGGACCTTGGAGGTTGTTAAGGAGAAAGAAAATGAAAACACTGAGTTGCAGGAGAAGCTGCAGCAGCTTGAGTCTCAGCTAATGGAAGCTAACAGAATCAGGGAGGAAGCCAACGCTGAAACTGTCCAATGGAAGGAGAAGGTATTAGACCAAGAGAATGAATTGCAGAACATAAAACAGGAGAATGACGACCTGCAGGCAAAGGAATCAGCTGCTTCTGAGAAGATTAAGCAACTCTCTTCCCAGCTTGCAAATGCAAAAGATGGCACGATAAATGGTAACACCAAGGAAGGAGATAATGAGAAGGGGGacactgaagatgaagatgaacctGTTGTGGTAGTTTCCAAAATGTGGGAGAACAGCAAGTTTGCTGACTATGATTCATCTAAGGAGAAGGAGAATGATGGTGACTCACAGGTTGATTTGGAATCAAACAAGGAAGATGCAGGTCTTGACAGCAATGGGTTGCACTCAACTAAGGAGAGCAGTGGCAGGACATCACCAACTAAACAGCACCAGCAGCATAAGAAGAAGCCTTTGCTGAAGAGATTCAGTGGTTTGCTGAAGAAGAAAAGCGAAAATTAGCATAAAACCATCTGATGATATTCTTTGTTCTATCCTTTGTGACATATTTCTTTGACTAGCAATCTAGTTCCTGAGTCTTCCCCCATGTTATGGTAAATCAAATGATGGATGCTTCAAAGAATACAAAGTGTCGACTGTATTTACATAATTGCATCCGCTGAGTTCATGTCTTACATTTTTGTATGTTTGATGATCATTCGTATGCCAGCTCCTGTAATTGTTTCATTATATGCTTGGCTAACGTTGCTGTCTATGAAGCAGAGATTTTCGAATCAGTTATTATACTACTAAAAGGTCAAAAAAACCTGTATGAGCAGTGACGATCCCCATGTTCCTGAGCTGACATTACAGAGTGATGATAGCAACGGGTCATGATGCATTATTGGACGGAAAAGGCCTGTTAAACATGTGAGCCAGTAGGGTTCTTGATGAGGCTGTTGGCCTTCAATAATCGATTTGCTCCGGGTaccctttttttttcctttggcaaTTGCCCCCACTCCCCTAAAGTTAATATAAGATGCTACTCCTACATTATAAGGTGCATGCTATTTCCAAATTATTCAGTTGGCTCACAAGGACCTGGAGTGATGTGCCTGAATAAATGAGTCCATCAGCAACACCAAAAGATCAGGTTCAGTTCAGATGAGCAACTTCCGCTGCTCACCACCGTATCAGTTTAAACTTTCAGGAATGCATGCCAAAATACGTGAGTTAAGATGGGAGTCTGAACATGGGCAGGGGTCACCTGCTTTGCCATTCTCTGGAGATCAGCAGCTACATGAGGAGATGCATGGACCATGGTGCAGAGGGACCACCGCACCGGTCTTCTACTACTATTCtcagtgaaaccatgtgaagctCTGGCAGCTCCCGCGTGAAATGAAATGGTAGGATTCAATTTCTCAATGTCGACGGTTGACACCTTTTTGTATCGTGTACTCCGATGTTTCACAGTTCACTGCATTCTGCATTCTGGTTGCCCCAGCAGTAGTAATGGTAAAGAGGCAACAGTGTCCGGTAAAGTGGAGCCGAGAACACTGCAGCGTGATGGAGAGCAGTTTTTGGACCTTTTGTTGTTAccgagtgcttgtttagttcctaaaattttgcaaaatttttcaagattcctcgtcacatcgaatctttggacgcatacataaagcattaaatataaataaaaaataaaactaattacacagtttagacgaaattcacgagacgaatcttttaagcctaattagactatgattagatactaattgccaaataacaacgaaagtgctacagtaccatttcgtcaaaaaaattcgccaactaaacatggcccgaTTCTACAGAATAGTACAGTCTGATCTCTGCAGCTCACAAAGTCACACGTGACATGTATATACTGAAAGTTTTCAACTTTCTGCCGCTTAACAAAATTGACTGAAATGGAAGTGCACAACTGCCCAAGCCAATTCATGCATGAAGGATTGCGTCAGTAACCAAGCACCAGGAGGGGGAAAGATGTAAGGTAATAGAGTATaattttttaattgatatagaaTGGGATTCCTAACGCTTTTTAACTCAAAATGTAAACCTATGTGACTATGTCAGTAAAGATACATGTCCACTGCAACCTCAGAGTACATCTCCTAGAAAGAGAATTCCTCGGGTAAACATTTGCCAAACTTGCTGGATAGAAAGTTCCTGTACTTCCCCTTGAGTTCCCCAACTGCAACCAAAGATGTATTTCTGTCGGTTAAAATTGGACTACACTTTATGGATATCACTTACCAAGATATTGAGTATGTAGGGCGTCAAGAACTATTTACCTCTAAAGTCATCAGTTTTGATGTCAGGAAGATTGTGAGATAGTGCCAGCTTCAATAATTTCATAAACCCATTGTCTGTCAAACAATATTTGTCATCTTAGTGTCCATTCCAGGAAAGCAAAGTGAACAATACGAGAAAGGTAATGTTATATTACCATCAATGTACTTTCCAGAGTGCTTAGCATTGATCAGATATGCTGGTGTATCATCTTCTTTCAACTGCAAAGGCAGCACATCAATCTTCAGAGCCAATACCAGAAAGACAGTAAATGGGTATAAGGTAGAGAACTAGTATGAGTTActaaataacaacaacaacaaagcctttaaatcccaaacaagttggggtaggctagagttgaaacccagcagaagcaatcaaggttcaagcacgtgaatagctattttccaagcactcctatctaaggctaaatctttgggtatattccatcctttcaagtctccttttattgcctctacccaagtcaacttcggtattcctctgcctctcttaacgtaactatcctggcttaggattccactacgcaccggtgcctctggaggtctccgttggacatctccaaaccatctcaaccggtgttggacaagtttttattcaattggtgctacccctaatctatcatgtatatcatcgttccaaactcagatcccttcttgtatgaccacaaatccaacgcaacatatgcatttcaacgacacttatctgttgaacatgtcgtcttttcgtaggccaacattctgcaccatacaacacagcaggtctaatcgtcgtcctataaaacttgcattttagcttctgtggtaccattttgtcacataggacaccagatgcttggcgccacttcatccaccctgctttgattctatggctaacatcttcatcaatatccccgtctctctgtagcattgaccctaaatatcgaaaggtatccttcctaggcactacttgaccttccaaactaatatcttcctccttccgagtagtagtgccgaagtcacatctcatatactcagttttagttctactaagtctaaaacctttggactccaaagtctcccgccataactccagtttctgattcactcctgtccgactttcatcaactagcactacatcgtccgcgaaaaagcatacaccaagggatgtccctttgtatgtcccttgtgacctcatccatcactaaggcaaacagataagggctcaaagctgacccttgatgtagtcctatcctaatcgaaaagtcatctgtgtctccatcacttgttcgaatactagtcacaacattgttgtacatgtccttaataagcccgacgtacttcattggtactttatgtttgtccaaagcccaccacataacattccttggtattttatcagaagccttctccaagtcaataaaaaccatgtgtaggtctttcttcttcttcctataccgctccataacttatcttattaagaaaatggcttttatggttgaccttccggcatgaaaccaaattggttcatatagacccgcgttattgctctcaagcgatgctcgataactctctcacaTAGCTTTATAGTatagctcatcaacttaattctccggtaattagtacaactttaaaTATCCACTTTATTCTTGTAggtcggtaccaatatacttctccttcactcgtcaggcatcttgttcgatcgaaaaatatggttaaaTAGCTTGGTTatccatactatagctatgtccccaaggcatctccacacctcgattgggataccatccggtcccatcgccttacttcctttcatccttttcaacgtctCTCTGACCTCATATTCTTGGaatctccgcacaaagcgcctattggtgtcataaAAAGAGTCAGCCAactaaaaggttgtgtccgtattttcaccattgaacaatttgtcaaaatactcttgccattgaTGTCGGATATCATCTTCCTTCACCaaaagatgctccctttcatccgtaatgcacttaacttggttgaagtcccttgtttatctctcacgaaccctagccatcctataaatgtccttctctccttctttcgtactcaaatgttggtaaagatccacgtacgctctaccctttgccacacttatagctcgctttgcggtcttctttgccaccttgtacttctctatgttgtccacactcctgtcatggtacaagcgtctatagcattctttcttctccttaatagccctttggacttcctcgttccaccaccaagtatctttagcctcgcctccacttcgtttggttactccacacacctctgaggccaccttccgaatgttggttgccatcttctcccacatgttgtttgtcatcttccttccaagagctctTTGATAAccatttccctaaatacctctgacgtctcccatttcagtttccaccactttgttctttcaatcttagcttgtttattcctacgggcacgcacctgaaaacgaaagtctgccaccaaaatcatatgttgagaaacaacacactcccctggtatcaccttgcaacccaagcatgctcgtttgtcctttcttcttgcgaggacaaagtcaatctagctaagtgttgtccgctactgaaggtcactagatgagattctctcttcctaaagaaagtgttggctatcatcaggtcaaaagctaccgcgaagtccagaactttcaccccctcctgattcctactaccatactcaaaacctccatgaactgcctcgaaacatgcgcttgtagtacctatatGTCCATTaaaatctcctcctataaaaaagcTTCTCAATACTAGGTAcaactctaatcaggccatctaagtcttcccagaactgtctcttagcactctcgtcgaggcctacttggggggcatacgcactaattacgttcaagaccatatcaccaatgacaagcttgactaagataatcctatctccttgccttctcactcccaccacactattctagAGGcacttatcaatcaaaactcatactccatttctattcgcgactgtctctgtgtaccaaagcttgaaacctgtattgtccacctccttcgtcttctgacccttccatttagtctcttgaacgtataatatatttacacgcctcctagtcgcggtatcaactaattctcttaatttacctgtaagcgaccctacattccaactacctaaacagatcctagttggttcgactagcttccttacccttcgcacccgtcgactcaaaTGTAATAACcagagagaaaaacaaagaaaTAGAGCCACCTACATGTGAGAATAAGGAACTTGCAAGCCCAAGTGGGTCAGCAGGAGAGGGGGCCCTGCTGTATGCTGGGACAAATTTTCCATCGTGATATCCAGTCAAGAAATGGTAAGCAGCCTGGCCAGCAGAGAGCTTTGATACAGATGGTATAGCACCAGTGCTGAAAGTAGAAAAGACCAATACATTGTTAGCAAACTTAGTCCCATTCCTTCTTGTCACAACTACAAATCTTTTTTCATTTTAATTATCATATAAGAGATGTTAATGTTCCTGTTTAGCAAAAGAACTTTTGTAACACTCCACGAACTGCATGTTTTAGACAAGACAAATGTCATCAAAGCATGGACTGTTCATTACCTATCAGATGATACAATAATTACTGCAGTTGGTTTGGTAAACAATTTTGGCTCCCTTCTTGCCTTTGTTGGGAAAAGCACAGTAGACCCTTTAGAAGAGATGACTACACCACAGTCAATGGACAATAGAGCATTGTGGATTTCTAAGCAGGACATCATGATTTCCACCGGGGCAAACAATAATACAATAGAACCACCAAAGCACAGAAGCCTGAAATACACAATACGAAAGGAAAATAAGAACTTTACAGAAACATAATCAACGAAGATTAATAAGCTGACTTTACCAGCCTGGAACCGGGAGGCCTCCTCTTGCAGACAATATTGGAGCTGTCATAGCAGTAAGTGCATCTTTCACAAGAGCTGAATCAGCAAATGCTTTACCGCATAGGATTAGAGATGATCGTTCAATATCCGCTGCTGCAAATCCATTAGCATATTGTGTTCCAGAACCAAGAATAGTCTTAACATTGTTACTGCTTCAAACATTCATAAAGAAGATATTAATTAGCCTTCCATTATAGCCAACTACAGACTTCGCTTCTTTCTGGAAAATATTACTTGAATGAATGAACAAGTTAAAATCATATGCAAAAGAATGAAAAAGATAATGTACCTTATGGAACTGGTAGCATATATAGTCAAAGGGGATGTGTCATGGGAAATCGCACGATCCGGTATTTTCCAAAGGACATTGGACAATAACATAACCGCAGAGGGGTTATCACTAATGACTCGAACCTTTGCATCACATTCTGCTGAGGAACCAATGGCACCATCTTGAACATATAGACATGAGATAGATGAAAGATGAAACGTCACCTATACAAGCAAGCAGTCTGTCAACAAACAGGGGGGATGTTATGGCTAAACTAAGAAGAATAAAAAAAATCTTGGATGCTGAAAAAAGGGGCTAACAGTATTTCAGCTCCATTCAAGATAATCATCATTGAATACCATCCCATTGAGGGATGAAGCCAAAACTTAGAACCTACCAGTTTCAGAAGC
This region includes:
- the LOC136496971 gene encoding WEB family protein At5g16730, chloroplastic-like, whose protein sequence is MQGSNTKSGSAEAKSNGKPKPDKEKKGGGTPPTPKDSRPRKPAVPKASAAGHGTPRAADKSPGSGSADRKAATPKAAAASRLATPPEKQGGQPAKPTQEQQAAKPAQELQAQLAAVREELVKAKEQLVENEKEKGRVLAELERAKKAADEANAKLQEAQETDKLPASESEQASVHGQQEADAAALRSTVEQLEKARYELADAIDAKNEALSQVDDAVRACEVKAQEVELLTAEVKRLKELVDSKMDGKGKKAAERIQNLEAENSALKLKLEKAKAAEEKAIQLERMVDELKSDVGDARKSGSKSELLADEWQKKAELLEVRLEEADQSNILKGESLNSAMEELDSTSSLLRDRESEVAALRDKVRFLEDELAKLKSDIVVSDQRANAAEKETADLWTEVEGLRLKLQTAEEEKMEALSSDKNASSEIETSNEQKNQLADELEATKDELEKVKKAMEGLASALQEMSAESREAQEKYLLKQDEIERAQAQVDELSLSLKNTKENYELMLDEANYEKVCLTKSVERLEAEAKGAHEEWQSKELGFVNSIKKSDEEIGAIRVQMDRTLEVVKEKENENTELQEKLQQLESQLMEANRIREEANAETVQWKEKVLDQENELQNIKQENDDLQAKESAASEKIKQLSSQLANAKDGTINGNTKEGDNEKGDTEDEDEPVVVVSKMWENSKFADYDSSKEKENDGDSQVDLESNKEDAGLDSNGLHSTKESSGRTSPTKQHQQHKKKPLLKRFSGLLKKKSEN